A single genomic interval of Lathyrus oleraceus cultivar Zhongwan6 chromosome 7, CAAS_Psat_ZW6_1.0, whole genome shotgun sequence harbors:
- the LOC127107527 gene encoding polypyrimidine tract-binding protein homolog 2 has translation MASVSGQQQFRYTQPPSKVLHLRNLPWECTEEELIELGKPFGKVVNTKCNVGSNRNQAFIEFTDLNQAIAMISYYASSSEPAQVRGKTVYLQYSNRQEIVHKKIAADVAGNVLLVTIEGEDARLVSIDVLHLVFSAFGFVHKITTFEKTTGISSKP, from the exons ATGGCATCGGTCTCTGGTCAGCAACAGTTCCGGTACACCCAGCCACCATCGAAGGTGCTTCATTTGAGAAACTTGCCATGGGAATGCACCGAGGAGGAACTGATTGAACTTGGGAAGCCATTTGGAAAG GTTGTGAACACGAAATGCAATGTTGGGTCAAATCGAAATCAAGCTTTTATTGAATTTACAGATTTGAATCAAGCCATTGCAATGATATCATACTATGCCTCATCTTCGGAGCCCGCACAAGTGCGAGGGAAAACTGTTTATCTGCAATATTCAAATAGGCAAGAAATAGTGCATAAGAAAATTGCTGCAGATGTTGCTGGAAATGTTTTGTTGGTAACAATTGAGGGTGAAGATGCACGCCTTGTCAGCATTGACGTCTTGCATTTGGTATTTTCAGCCTTTGGTTTTGTGCATAAGATTACTACTTTTGAGAAGACAACAGGAATTAGCAGCAAACCATGA